The Streptomyces sp. NBC_00459 DNA segment GCAGCCTTCCACTCCCCCCACGGCCGTGCCGCTCCCGGCGCCGGCCGCGGTCCATGTCTCCCCGCCCTTCGAGGTCCCGTCCTTCGGGAGCCCGCCTTTCGAGCCCGCGCGTGGGCCCTCTCCCCAGCCGCACGCATCCCGGACCGCCGCTCAGTCCCCGACCGCGACCGCGACTCCGACGCTGCGGCAGGACACGTACGCCGCGTCCTCTTCGTACGCCGCGCCGTCCCCGCAGATCGCGCTCTCCCCGCAGGCGGTTCCGCAGCACCGCGGGCGGCGCCGTCAGCGTCGCCCCGGTCCGCCCGCGAAGGTGGCGATACCGGTCCTGCTCCTCGCCCTGGCCTGCTACGCCGTGGGTTTCTGGGCCCTGTTCCGTATCTGAGCTAGGCGCGTCCGGCCCGCCGCCGAGCGAGCAGCGTCCACAGCCCCAGCACCAGCACCAGCAAGCTCCCCGCGCCGATGCCGCTCGCCGCGACGACCTGCATCGCGGCGTCGTCGCCCCCGCCGTCTGCGTCCGCCCCGTCGGCTCCCGTGCCGCCGGCCACCCCTCCGGACGTCCAGCCGCCGGCCGCCTCCCGGTCCTGTTCCGTGACCGCGAACGTGTCCCGGGGCACGGACTGCCCCAGATACCCGGGGGCGTCCTGCGCCGTACCGCTCATCTGCACCCGCAGCGTCAGCCCGTACGGCCCCGCGCCGAATCGTTCCGTCACCTGCTCGGCGAGATGGACGACGAGGTAGTACGAGCCGGCGAACCGCATCCCGCTCATACGGTCGCCGACGCCGTAGCGGTTGGCGTAGGCGACGGGTGGCAGCGGATCGAGGGCGGCAGAGCTCTGGCGGCCGTCGTAGACGAGGCCCTCGTCGTCGACGTACCCGCGCGCGGGGTTGTAGAGCGACATGACGAGCGCGCTGCTGACGTACCCCCGGCCGCTGGAACCGGCGCTGGAGCTGCCGAGTTCGGCAACCGCGTGGAGCTGCTGCCCCCAGTCGACCGGCACCCGGTAGAACAGCGTCCGCCCGGGCGCGATGTCGCCCTGCCAGACTCCCTGCCCCAGCGGGGCGGCGGTGGCGAAGCCCGCGCCGCCCTCTCGTCGGACGGCGTCACCGGTGAGCGGGTCGGGCGAGGCGGAGTCCCAGGGCTCGGAGGACTCGGGCGCGGTCGTCGCGACCTTGTCCACAAGGCTTGGCTCCGACACATAGGTCAGCTCCAGGTCCCAGTCGTCCGACGACGAGCCTGCCGAGTCGATGCGGTCCACGACCACGTAGTACGTGCCGGCTCCCTGACAGGCCGTCGTCTCGCCGTCGGTCGTGCGTGACGCCCAGGCGGCGACCGGATGCGGGCTGTGGGAGGCCCCGAAGCGTGTGCTGTCGTAGGAGCAGGAACGGGCGTCGGCGTCCTGCACGGCCACCTTCACGCCGTCGGAGGAGGCCACCGTCGTGCCCTGCCGGGGCACAGCGGTGGCGGAGACGTACGCGTTCGAGGTGGCGTCGAGTGCGAGGCGGAAGTAGAGCCTTCCGTTGACCGGGAGGGTGCTGCGGTAGGTCCCGCCGGGCTCCAGCCCCACGGCGTCCGTGGTGCTCGCGGCTCCCTCGACGGTCCGGGCGTCCTCGGCGAAGTCGTACGTGTACGCATCCGGCGCGGCGACAGCCTCGGAGTCGGCCCCCGGCCCCGCACCCAGTCCCGCCACAGCACACAGCACCACCGCCACGACCGCGCCCCGTACTGTGCGCCGCCCCATCACGCGCCACCCCTCGTCATGCCCCGCCCGTGCCCGAACCGTCCACCGTCGCCGCCACACCCGGGCACCGTTTCTGCCCGGACCGTCGCCCATCCTGCCCCGTCGGCAGTCCCGGCACGCCCGCAATTCGCACGAGTGCCCGAAACAGCCCACCCCGAGGCACTCGATTTGCCCCGGCAATCGATTCGTTCACGACGGCGAATCATCCGCCGTCCTCCGGCGCAACCCGGGACAACACAAAACCCCGACCGCGTCGGCGGCCGGGGTCTGTTCACAGACTGGTGTCGATACTCACGAACCCGTGGGCACGGAGTCGGTCGCCTCCGTCCACAGATCCTGCTCGGCGCGATCCGCCTGGATCTGGCGGTACACGAGGAGCCCGCCGATGGCGGCCAGTGCGACCAGGAGAAGCTTCTTCACCGTGCGACCTCGTCTTTCCTTGACGTAGGGGACCTCTGGCGCCCGACTATACCCTCCGGCCGAGACCGATCGGTGACCTGCGCCGGCCCCCAACTCCCGCCCGGCGCACAGCATTAGAAGCGGACGACGCCGCTCCGATCGGAGGGTGATCACATCTCCACGTACCGTGACTATTCGCCCCGCTCGGTCCTAATTCCTCCATTCTTCTCCTCTTTTCGGGCCTGCTGCGGCCATCCGAGTGGTGTTCATCTGAAGATCGACGCGCCGCGGGCGTCGGTCCACCACTTCGCGGTCTCCGTACACATCATTGGGAAAGTACGCAAATCGCCCAACCCGAAAGTGAGGGGCCATGGCCCAGAACAAGGTCATGAAGCTGTGGACCGTCGTCGTCACCGCCTTCCTGGCGCTGTGCACGACGCTCGGCCTGATCACGACGACCGCCACCGCGGCGGTAGCCGAGAGCCACCCGGCACGCAACTGCACCGCACCCGCGGTGGTACCTCCCACAGCCGCCTGGGCCTGGTCCTACGCCCGGTCCCTGCCCCCCACGATGAAGCAGCGCATCCGAGCCGAGGCCCACGGCTCCTCCCCGAGCTGCCGACACCGCTCACCC contains these protein-coding regions:
- a CDS encoding DLW-39 family protein; the protein is MKKLLLVALAAIGGLLVYRQIQADRAEQDLWTEATDSVPTGS
- a CDS encoding DUF6344 domain-containing protein — translated: MAQNKVMKLWTVVVTAFLALCTTLGLITTTATAAVAESHPARNCTAPAVVPPTAAWAWSYARSLPPTMKQRIRAEAHGSSPSCRHRSPADTDAETEAGQESDTDAGTAPQPPS